GTGGTACTTTCTAAAGATTCTTCATTGAACTCAGATCCTCGTCGgaaacatagcaaaatattttctgaacataaTGTGCCTAGCTTTTGTCAAACCAATATTTCTTCTGTCAAAGATATTACTTCTAGTTCATCTACTTTGTCTCCGCCATCCATTATCATTCAGCATCATTATATTTCATCATCTACTTCTCCATTAGAAAAGCGTAAAACCAAATTTTCACCAAACTCGATGGATGAGAATTCACGGACATTGCCTCTTAAGAAGCGAAAAATTCTCTGTGATGCGGTACCATCGatggaattcaataaaaattgtgcaTCAGACGAAGTAAACTTATTGGAAAATCGCAGTAGCCATAAATCGATCAGCAAATCACAAATTGGAACCATTCTTGGTGCAATCATTGGTGACTCCGTTAATGTTTCCAAAAAATCAAATTGtgacaattttgaaatgaatgtacTTCACAattcggctaaaagcctaactaaTAAGGAAAAAAACTTCAGTTTTTGTGCTGACAGTAAGATAGCGAAAAGAAAGCGAAGTGCAGAAAGTGACATTTACCAAGACCAAATTTCTGATGCAGCAACGACAGTTTCTTTTGAAAACCAACTAAATTGCAGAAGTGGTACAGAACGCAATGGAAATTCGCTTCTTTCTCGGAACTGGAATTCAACTCTTGAAGGGCAGCATTTACCATTAGATGATGTAGTTCTTAGAAGTGAATATAATTATCCAATTATCTTTAGATCTGTTAACGCCAATGGGCAGAACGAACCTAAAGAAAACTACCTgccatcaaaaatttcttcagacATGAAAAGCTTGCATTCTGTATCTCCAGAAAAATCGAAAAGAATCGACGAGCCAGCTAGTAATTCAACAGAATATAGAACTATGTCCAATTTGCAATGGAGGATATGGCGTGAAAAGTATCTGAAGTTAAAATCTAAAaggcaagaaaataaatttgccaTTAGAAAGGACATTTCCTGTGATAAAGCCTCTTTCAGAACTGGACAATCTGATCCAGATAGTCATGCCTCATTAGATGTTTCTGATGCTCAATCATCTCAGATGCAAAATATTAATTCGCTAGTCCCATCATGTAATTATTTTAACGAATTAGGTATTCTAAAGATTGTTCATGTATGTTCACAAGTCGAAATAGGTAAACGtgtcattatttctttaaaattacctCTTAAGCTGGTCAGTAAGTTATGCTGGAaatactatttgaattttttagtgATGCGTATAAATAAGCGTATTTCCAAAGAAAAACCGATCTCGAAtccttcttttgaaaatattcttaaaacgtttttgaaatatcCATTTGCAAAACATCTAATCAGGCATTCTAATAATGGCTTGAATGGAGACTTGAAGCATCTCCTTCTTCAAGCTTGTAAAGAACAGTGTTCAGTACCTGAAGCAGATGGAAATGTTGGAATCTTTATTCCAcaaaatgatgatattttaagTGTCAACTCCAAGTGTGTGAAGCCATCTATTGGGCCAGTGAATTCAGTTGTTGATTGTAACGTATTTCAGAATATACCATCTGAATCGAATAATAATGAGCATGTTTGCTTCAGTTCCTGCCGTCCTTTACTAAAATCCTTATCCCGCGATGATTCAATTTCATGCTATAACGATGGAATATTAGATAAAACAGAAGAGGAAACCAAAAGCATTAATAATATCCATATTCAACAAAGAAATGAGATAGtaactgaaaacaaaaataatttaaacactgCAGTATTAAATCCAGTTATTAATTCTGATCTATTACAAAATGTACAATCTGAATCGAATAACACTGCacgtgtttatttaaattttcccacTCCTTtgacagaaacatttttttctaatgattcaaTTTTATATGGTGATTATGAAATGGTAAATGGTAAAGCAGAAATCGAAAGCAATCATAACTCTACGCCCGTTGAAGAAGTTAAAATCCCAGTTGAACAAAATGAtgacatcataaataaaaatgccagTGATGTGATTTCAACAACTGTAccaataaaatcatttgtttctGTTCCGTCGCAAAATATATCATCTGAATCTAATGCAGATGTTTGTTTGCATTCTGCTGAGGTCTCACTAAATGCATTTTCGACTTTGTGTTTTGATAGTGAAATATTagaagaaactgaagaaaaaatCGGAGATAATGATAATAGATCTGTGCATGTGTGTTTGGATTCTCTTCCTGTTCTTCCCGAAGCACATTCCACAAGTGATTCAAATTTACActgtaattttgaaaagttagaaGAACTAAATGGGAACTTAGAAAACAATAGTGAGTTTTCTACGTTTTGGTTAAATTTAAATACTCTATGGgatgatttctttcattttactgATCTAAAGTCTTATTTTGGCTCTGAATCTTATAATACTGAATCTATATTAATACTGCTGAAGAAGAAAGGAATATCTTTTCCTGTATTAGAACAGTTTagctttttaaatatgaatagtgcatgctattttaaaaataagtttattacagaaatatgtagaattttttttatgcattctcgTACCTTATTTATTTGTAGTAATTTTGATATGAGTAAAAGTTGCCATTTTTTAAACATGTCATATGAACGCCTTAAGATAAGatatctttgtttaaaatatttttcaactgagATATCTGATAATTTGATTCCCGTGTTTGCGAAAATCAAAGAATTCGAtactttttattatcttaatataattgAGGAAAATTTAGTTTACTTGcatgcatattttaaacaaaataaggaaCCGATATCCTATAAGGCTGATCCGGAACAAACTAAATCAAAACTTTGTAAGAATGATCGTGGGCAAAATAATACATCTTTATCTTGTAAGGTTGATCCAGAACAAAATAAACCAATATCTTATAAGGTTGATTCGGGAAAAGATGAGATATTTGTACCTTGTAAGGCTGATCCGAAAAGATTAAAGgaaattgatgaaatttctagTAGGACGAAAACGGAAAGAATCCCCGAAAGCAGTGACAAtacattaaagagaaaaattgaaaacaacaCGGATATTTTAGATTGTTCGTGTACAATTACAGAATATCAAAAGTCTGATAAAGTTGCTGTTCGTTCTAAGGGAATGTCTTTAAAAAGTTGTTCTGAAAGTGGCACTTCGCATAATAAGCCACTTCATGGCAGTAATTCGAAAAATACCCGACCATGTATTTTTAATACTACTTGccgaataaaaaatgaaaaaaagtgttcTGCCGCTGAAATCGACGTATTGTTCCAAGATTTTGATCTGTTTAAGGAGGATGGAGTTCTGTATCAGTATTATAAACACGTAAGAGGACTTGGTGAACATACAGTTAATTTTGATCTTATTGAAAAGAATGAGAATGACTTAAATGACGAAATGCTTAAgtcatatagatttttaaaagagcAACTAAATTATCACAAGTCTTTGTTGCGTGGGCTAATCAGTGTGGCATCTAGTACTCATGAAGACAATACGAGAATTATTCGTGATATTGTAAATCAGTTGGATTTTATTAAAGGATACGAAGTTGCATGCGACGTCTTATTCCTTTAAAGTTCGTCGGtgaatcttaataataaaaattacaaaaaaaaaaaaaaaaaaaaaaaatggcgaaaatgAGATCTATTGCTGCAATCGAATATTGTTAAAGGAAATATAGAACATAACACATTCTAAAGCagaatgatgttttttttaaatattctgaaaatatgttataattagtATTTATGGTAAGTGGTATGGAATAATGTCcgattatattttacttttactaggaacttgttttttaaaattataattcttgctATTACAATTATGCAATTAGTTATCTTTTAAGTTATGCAAATTGAAATCAACTCcatttctctaattttgaattataactgTTTTCCTATAACATTATAGTAAATGCTACGTTATTCTAAAACGAAtcgttgcttttaaaatattttattgtataacttTCTAGACTAGTTCATTTTGTATTGCAACTTAATTCATCACTCTAgttgagaattaaaatatttcaactgaaatttaaaaaattggagcATTTTCCTGATTGCATAATTGTATTCTATTGTAAGTTATCGAGAAGTCTTTATTAATTGctattgatatgaaaaaaatgaatctctgaaaatatttttgaattataaaatttatattttattttaaataaaaattgatatttgtctcaaaaaatctgtatggaaagaaatttttaaatattattaacttatacCAAGAGAA
The window above is part of the Argiope bruennichi chromosome 7, qqArgBrue1.1, whole genome shotgun sequence genome. Proteins encoded here:
- the LOC129975163 gene encoding uncharacterized protein LOC129975163, with amino-acid sequence MKKSFELVDSLICNENRINYPSSSAFNNFDASKRRAKNSIDDSLDSDNFSESNDLNDLFEISKDQSSSSNFDGTFSSELQYNQKILDPRKLSEMKRNPPAKNSEHSGDLENVIQTCKTQWRSFLTEDQTVKKQDGAQIFRISYFNDDIYYISNSGQTFHMKPQEKTKSHEIHLNESYSEAEGNCVQLEVNESRALKSLSNSMNSSFSKEPHPSISTFKHPSYSDIISCQQNFFENDIVQNESNFLNSPTINNISFSQLAHSNPINTPASLHNHTHISRKFLKHSVKLCEDSAGKLHDPRLNPNRKKRKMKDPKDIIFKRVKWASDPVVLNKIKRQDNIRSNPNNHVVLSKDSSLNSDPRRKHSKIFSEHNVPSFCQTNISSVKDITSSSSTLSPPSIIIQHHYISSSTSPLEKRKTKFSPNSMDENSRTLPLKKRKILCDAVPSMEFNKNCASDEVNLLENRSSHKSISKSQIGTILGAIIGDSVNVSKKSNCDNFEMNVLHNSAKSLTNKEKNFSFCADSKIAKRKRSAESDIYQDQISDAATTVSFENQLNCRSGTERNGNSLLSRNWNSTLEGQHLPLDDVVLRSEYNYPIIFRSVNANGQNEPKENYLPSKISSDMKSLHSVSPEKSKRIDEPASNSTEYRTMSNLQWRIWREKYLKLKSKRQENKFAIRKDISCDKASFRTGQSDPDSHASLDVSDAQSSQMQNINSLVPSCNYFNELGILKIVHVCSQVEIGKRVIISLKLPLKLVSKLCWKYYLNFLVMRINKRISKEKPISNPSFENILKTFLKYPFAKHLIRHSNNGLNGDLKHLLLQACKEQCSVPEADGNVGIFIPQNDDILSVNSKCVKPSIGPVNSVVDCNVFQNIPSESNNNEHVCFSSCRPLLKSLSRDDSISCYNDGILDKTEEETKSINNIHIQQRNEIVTENKNNLNTAVLNPVINSDLLQNVQSESNNTARVYLNFPTPLTETFFSNDSILYGDYEMVNGKAEIESNHNSTPVEEVKIPVEQNDDIINKNASDVISTTVPIKSFVSVPSQNISSESNADVCLHSAEVSLNAFSTLCFDSEILEETEEKIGDNDNRSVHVCLDSLPVLPEAHSTSDSNLHCNFEKLEELNGNLENNSEFSTFWLNLNTLWDDFFHFTDLKSYFGSESYNTESILILLKKKGISFPVLEQFSFLNMNSACYFKNKFITEICRIFFMHSRTLFICSNFDMSKSCHFLNMSYERLKIRYLCLKYFSTEISDNLIPVFAKIKEFDTFYYLNIIEENLVYLHAYFKQNKEPISYKADPEQTKSKLCKNDRGQNNTSLSCKVDPEQNKPISYKVDSGKDEIFVPCKADPKRLKEIDEISSRTKTERIPESSDNTLKRKIENNTDILDCSCTITEYQKSDKVAVRSKGMSLKSCSESGTSHNKPLHGSNSKNTRPCIFNTTCRIKNEKKCSAAEIDVLFQDFDLFKEDGVLYQYYKHVRGLGEHTVNFDLIEKNENDLNDEMLKSYRFLKEQLNYHKSLLRGLISVASSTHEDNTRIIRDIVNQLDFIKGYEVACDVLFL